cctgcctccatggcCAGGTGTGCACcatgttttattgagacagggtctgattacgtagcccagcctggcctccaagTTATGATCCTCTTACCTCGGAAGttggttccctctctccatcatgTGGGTCTGGGCAATCAAACTCTGGTCATTAGACTTGGAGGCAATTGTTAGTACCTTAAACCATATTACTGGCCCTAAACTAAAAATTTTTTTGAGGGTATATTTTAGTCTATTGCCAATACTGGTCTTACCAATGCTCATATTGCCCCATCTTTGAAGGCCCTGGGTAAAAAACTTATTTTAGCAATTAGATCTGTTTGCCCAATAATTCCTGCTAATCTCCGATAGCTTAAAGAGCCGCTTCAGGCTTACTTTGTATGTTTGCTGCCCTAGATCTGTAACTGGCCATTTCCCAAGAAGCAGCAGGGCATCTGGGGGAGGGAATGGGTTCAGAGCCCATGGACTGCATGTGCAGAGAGACCCTTAATGTCACTGAATGAGGTCGGGAATGGGCAAGTATGTGCTGTCTTTTAGAGCGCTGAGTCATGGTTTCTGTGGTCTAGGCTGAGAAAGCAGTTGGCCAGGAAGTCTTCTCTTTTGCAAGTATGTGATGTAGTTCTAATTTTACTTGATAGatttgatctttaaaaatatatatatattttgctaGGCAGTGGTAGGTGGACTTTAATCCCAACCcttgagaggcagacagatctctgagttcaaggttagtgtGGCCTctagagaaagttccaggacagccagggccacacagagaaaccctgtcttgaaaaatcaaaaaacaaagaatttttttttttttttttaaatttgcgtGACTATGGCATGTGCACTTGTGGGGGGTTAGAAGATGATCTTCATGTTTTACTTTCTTACGgcaggatttctttctctttctttctttaaaaatactgcatttatttttatgtgcactggtgttttgtctttctgtgtgtctgcgtgagggtgttggatcccctggaactacagttacagGCAGGTATGGGCTGCCACcatgggtgctgagagctgaacccaggtcctctggaagaacagctggtgctcttaactactgagccctctttccagcctGAGGCATGAGGCTCATGTTCACTGGTCTCTGCCAGACCAGCTGGCTCTTGAGCTTCAGCaagcctcctctctccctctctccctctctccctttctcccatctTCCCGTATAGGTTTACTGGGATCATGGAGGCTTCTGTTGTGCAGATGGCCCTTACTGGGTTCTAGGGCTTTGAACTCGGGTCTTTAGGCTTGTCtggcaagcgctttacccactgagccatctactcAGCCCAATAGGTGCTCTCTTATTCTTTGAATAAAAGTTAGGCTGTATAAATGTTGGTAGGTGACAtaacccatccatccttcctgaGGGACACTGGGTCTTGAGAAATAGCTGACAGACACTGAACTAACTGGTCTTAGATGTAAATCTGGCAAGACTGGACTGGACCTGAGATCTGAAGGACTTAGGTTCCTCGTCAGTAGCCAGGACTCTGAGCTGTGAACTCTGGGGTCTCATGACTATGGTGGCGAAAGTTCTCCTAACATATTCACTAAGCAGGGGAAGACCTATTGTttctcttgtgtgtatgtgtgtgttcttgagtGTATGAATATGCACCACGTGTGAGGGGAgcgaggtgggggttggggggaggcactcgaagaggccagaaaagatatcagatccccaggaactggagttagaggtcgTTGGGGACtgccagtgtgggtgctgggaactgaatcctagTCCTTTGCacaagcgctcttaacctctgagtctaATCTCCAGCCCGAGGGggtctgctttttcttttttccccactggcTCCTGGGTGAGCCACAAAGATGGCCATCTCCCTCAGATTGCTGTGTGGGTAGCTTTGAGGTATGTGTCTCTCTTCTGCAGGTTTGGAAAGCAGCAGAGATACCTACTAGATGCCTGTGTAGGATCTTGGGTTTGCCATGGGGAGAGGCTGGAAAAAGAACATGGTGGCCCTCACTTTCTGGTCTCTGGCCATGGTGTGCACAGTGTTGATGCAGCCTTTTGCAGACTGGAGCTGAGCTCAGGAGGAGTTGTGTCCCGTTTGTGGCTTAGCAGGTGTTTAGGGACAACTGGCCAGTAGcctctcttctgttccttcaCAAACTAGGATCAGACAAAATGTTTATAGTTCTTGCATGATTGTATCAAGATGAGTTAGCTTGGCTTTAATACatactcttccttttccttttaggaaaaaaaatgctaaaatcaaGACAGGGTACAAGAGGGAGCATATCAACCTGGGCTGTGATGTAGACTTTGACATCGCTGGGCCCTCAATCCGGGGCGCTCTGGTGCTTGGCTATGAGGGTTGGCTGGCTGGCTACCAGATGAATTTTGAGACCTCGAAGTCCCGAGTGACCCAGAGCAACTTTGCAGTTGGCTACAAGACGGACGAATTCCAGCTTCATACtaatgtgtaagtgtatgtggggttgttttagttactttcctattgctggggcagaacaccatgaccaaggcaacctataaaagaaagtgtttagttAGACTTACCGTTTTAGTGTGTTACAGTCTATGATGtcaacaggaacagctgagagctcacatcttttttttttttttttttttttttcccccccggagctggggaccgaacccagggccttgcgcttgctaggcaagcgctctaccactgagctaaatccccaaccccgagagctCACTTCTTGATCCACAACCacaaggcagacagaaagagggaACAGTGAGGGTGGcaggagtcttttgaaacctcaaagcccgcccctagtgacacacctccagcaaggccacacctcctaatccttcccaaacagttcgaccaactgaggaccaagcattcacgTGAAGGCCAAACCCAGTCATTCATAATGCCAcaggtgtttgtgtatgtggctAGGGTGgtggcttttccttttttcctaagTTCGGTTTTCAGTCCTTTGGGTTAATGAGCCACAGGGCCTGTTAGCATTTTTGTTCCACATCACGTGGAGGATAATCAGGCGTTCATAGTATTCTCTCTATTAACGTGGTTAACAGCTTGCTGATTGCTGGATGGTGGGGTGCTGGGCCGGGCCTGTTAGGTTGGGGAGAGTCTGTCTGTGGACTCAGAGGTTGAAGGACATTGATATCTTGAGGTAAACAATTTCaatcataaaaataatcttatttggTGCTAGAGGAaagctcagcagataaaaacaCTTACTGAGGGATaactggtttggttcccagcatccttgtCATGCATGCTTCACAGTGGCCtgaaaccccagctccaggggatccagtgctctcttctgggatCTGAAGGGGACTTCCCCCAGGCCCTCCCCATTTGGGGTTAATTCCATGAAGTACTAATCTGTTCTTTCCACTAGAGGGAGCCAAATAAATGGCTTCTTAAACTCAGACCAATAATGGTATTGGTCTAAACAAATACTGTTTCCattaatacaattaaaaacatgtatttgtgtgtgtgtgtgtgtgtgtgtatgtgtgtgtgtgtgtgtgtgtccgtgtccgtccgtctgtctgtctctctgtgtgtgtgtgtttctgtgtctgtctgtctgaactaCTATGCTccagtgtatgtgtggaggttaTATAACAACTTGCACGGAGtttgtcctcttcttcctcatttaaACCACAGCACTTGCCTTCCAAGGAATGTGGCGCAGAACTTTCTTGattgttctggctgtgtctcttctCCTTGACTTCCCTCCTACCATCTTTGATAACCATTTACAAAAGTAAAGACACAGACAATAGACAGCAGAGAGCTCTGTAGGATTCTAATTTTCTAGTTTCTGCTTTCATTGGGGGGAGGACCAAAacgggtttatttttatttgtgtgtgtgtgtgtgtgtgtgtgtgtgtgtgtaagatgtgtgtgcaggtgcccatggtgGGCTGGATGCTCTATAGCTGAGTTATGGGCAGTTGTAAACTGCCTGATGtcggtgctgggagctgaattcaggtcctttaAAAGAGCAGCGAGTACTCTTAACTGAGCCACTTCTCCGGCTCCATCTACCTccatttttaaagagtatttaGAAGCTGTCTTGAGGTTCTGTGCTGCTCTGGTAGTAGTCTGGGATGCTTTAGAGAGTTCTCAGTGATGGGTAAGATGTTTTATCTTCTGAAACTTCAAGACTCTAGTGTCTGTCCTGCTCTGGTAGGGCTTCCTGTATTTCAGCACTTGTTCTGTGAAATTTGGTCTCCATACCCTGGCTCGATTAGTCTATTTCTGGCAACCTGGCTTTCTTGTTAGTGTTGTTGACTCGACCTGGGTTTCGTCCCACCTCCCCAGACAGCTGGACATCTGTTGGCTATGCTTACTTGCAGGAACGATGGGACGGAGTTTGGTGGCTCCATTTACCAGAAGGTGAACAAGAAGTTGGAGACTGCTGTCAATCTCGCCTGGACCGCAGGAAACAGTAACACTCGCTTTGGAATAGCAGCCAAGTATCAGGTCGACCCTGATGCCTGCTTTTCGGTGGGTACCTGAGAATCACCCGTCTCACACGATTGAGAGATTTCTGTGCTTCTGCTTAGATGTTTTCTCACTGGGCAGAGATGATTCTTATGTTTAATTGAGATGCTTGAGACAATACTTTTTAGAAGAAGTATATGGCCTTGgtggtctggaacttactctatagttctcatagagatctgcctgcctctgccttaccagtgctgggattaaaggaatgtgccacgaTTGGCCtccatggcttttgtttttgtttttgtttttgtatttttttggagacaaggtttctctgtgtagccttgggtgtcctagaacttgctttgtagaccaggaaggcctcaaactcaagagatccacctgcctctgcctctcaagtgttgggattaaaggcgtgccaaTCCCACTTGACACCTGCGTGGCTTTTatatatttcagtatttttaCACTGTAGGAGCTGAACACTTATGGAGGTTAATTGGGTAACTTCCTTAAaggcacccagcacccagcaagtATGTGCTGGGCCTGGCTGTAAGCAGACCGCTCCGTTCTCGAGCCTCTCTAATTCATCTGTCCCATCATGACAACTGTAAGGGGTGTTTTATTCTTCCCCTCATTTCATTTGGTTTTCAGTCCCTACAGTCCACATGAAGACATCAACAGTCAGTGTATtccagtggtagagccctggccCAGCATGTTGGAGGGCCTGACTTCAGCCGCATTACAGGggaaaaccccaaacaaacagaatCAAGGCTTCGATGTAGCTCGTTTGGTAGAATGCTGGCTTAACATGCAGAACTGCAGAAGCagcaggcagaaggatcagaaggccATTCTTGGCTATGATGTAGCAAGAGTTCAGAGGCAGCTTTGGGCTCTATAGTGAGCTCACATCtctaaaaaagacaaaaccaggtGGCATCTTGTCTTGCTAACCCCATGGCACCCGTCAGGGGCCCAGAATGGCACAGGTTTTATGGTGAACCCACTCAACTGACCTCTGTCATCGCACTGTAGGTGGCCACCTTTTTGAGGTGGAATGAGGAAGTGTTGTGTTGCAGAATGTTTCTGTGGGTTGGTGTAACTCACAGAGTCTATTGTAAGTCTCCTGACCTGGGAGACTTACATGAGGCATGCTTGTAAAACAAGGGCTCTTCTTGTTGGGATGTTGGGAGCATAAAGGAACAGTTAGAAGGGACACGGCCTGCCGAGAGCCCTTCTTCTCCTTGCTCTGTCCTTGGAAGTTCACAGAAGCGGGGAAAGCACACGCACCTGCACATGACACATCTCATGTTGAGTTTTCCAAGATGGCCATGAGCAGGCATGAACACGGTTCTGATACCTGGGATTTGCCTAAGATGCTGTCACCAGTTTTGGAGGTAGACCTGTGGGACAGTTTTCACGGGTGAGGGACACCATCTTCActtggactttttttctttttccttcaggcCAAAGTGAACAACTCCAGTCTAATTGGCTTAGGGTACACTCAGACCCTAAAACCAGGTAGGTGTTACCCACGTGCAAAGCTAGTTTTCTGTTGCGTTTTGCTGATTTCCGCTATTGCTGAGGGACAttataaatgagtatatataggcttttataattaaatgtttattaaggGAGTTGGGAAGCCATTGTAAGAAGAAAGAGAGTCCGAGAAATAGAGTGCAGAAGGAAACGGCCTGGGCTAACTCACATCACATCTCtggttcttttctcctttccttttcccaataTATGATACCCGATAGCTACTCCCAGGCTGGAGTCAAAATTAGCCTGTCAATCATCCTCACGATAGACATAGGGATGGTGGGTAGTGGGTCTTCTACGCATAGTTATCCCAGCCTCTCACTAGTGTGTGAGGAATGCGTGAGGAATGCAGAAATGCTCAAGGCTGATTATGTGATATGAGAATCAAGTTCCTCTAGGGAAAACCAGCCCTTTCGATCTAAGtcccaggaaaagaagaagtttattgtttgtgtgtgtgtgtgtgtgtgtgtgtgtgtgtgtgaaggtgaaTGTAAGACTCAGGCTGTTACAGGATAGGGTTTCCCTCTAAGGCAGTATTGCTCCAGCATCTTATTGTATGGTGGCGGTAGT
The genomic region above belongs to Rattus rattus isolate New Zealand chromosome 9, Rrattus_CSIRO_v1, whole genome shotgun sequence and contains:
- the Vdac1 gene encoding voltage-dependent anion-selective channel protein 1: MAVPPTYADLGKSARDVFTKGYGFGLIKLDLKTKSENGLEFTSSGSANTETTKVNGSLETKYRWTEYGLTFTEKWNTDNTLGTEITVEDQLARGLKLTFDSSFSPNTGKKNAKIKTGYKREHINLGCDVDFDIAGPSIRGALVLGYEGWLAGYQMNFETSKSRVTQSNFAVGYKTDEFQLHTNVNDGTEFGGSIYQKVNKKLETAVNLAWTAGNSNTRFGIAAKYQVDPDACFSAKVNNSSLIGLGYTQTLKPGIKLTLSALLDGKNVNAGGHKLGLGLEFQA